A genome region from Candidatus Manganitrophus noduliformans includes the following:
- a CDS encoding Na/Pi cotransporter family protein produces the protein MTEDIGSALFVLFLLAGGIAILLHGLQLAGSGLQDLAGKGLRSLISSVSRNKILATGFGAFLSAVMQSSSATTILLVGLTRAGLISLSQAIPIILGADIGTTLTVQLIAFQIHRLSPLIIAAGFLIQAMAKRKKAKSAGIAILGFGFIFLALDMLTQGMRPIQSQPWVQEMLRSVEDAPLIGIVVAAAITALLHSSAATLGIALAMGGEGLLTLKGALPIILGANIGTSAPAWFASFGASVEARRVAMAHVLSKLIGALLIYPFLSPFASWITETASTLPRQIANAHTFFNLGLAALFLPLTDPLARGLSWLVSPPPPHEDPAKPKYLDPQLLGTPSFALEQAAREALRMAGFVQGMFKQVPRIFTENDESLLEEIERQEEVVDHLNREIKLYLTRLSQNALTDDESDREIAILDLTKDLENIGDIIDKNLIELARKRIYSGRRFSGVGLRELIDFHKLISDDLDMAINAFERQDLEMAEQVIKEKNRIRQRERELSASHIRRLHEGISETIDSSSIHLDILTNLKRITSHITSIAHSVIGTGPAAHES, from the coding sequence ATGACGGAGGATATCGGATCGGCGCTCTTTGTCCTCTTTCTCCTGGCGGGAGGGATCGCCATTCTCCTGCACGGACTTCAGTTGGCCGGAAGCGGCCTTCAGGATCTGGCCGGAAAAGGGCTGAGATCCTTGATCAGCTCCGTCAGTCGCAATAAAATCTTGGCGACCGGATTCGGCGCTTTTCTCTCCGCCGTCATGCAGAGCAGCAGCGCGACGACCATCTTGCTGGTGGGATTGACCCGCGCCGGTTTGATCTCCCTCTCCCAGGCGATCCCGATCATCCTCGGGGCCGATATCGGAACGACCCTCACCGTCCAGCTGATTGCATTTCAGATCCACCGGCTCTCGCCGCTGATTATCGCCGCCGGTTTCCTGATCCAGGCGATGGCAAAAAGGAAAAAAGCCAAATCGGCCGGCATCGCCATTTTGGGGTTCGGATTTATCTTTCTGGCGCTCGACATGCTGACCCAGGGAATGCGGCCGATACAGTCCCAGCCCTGGGTTCAGGAGATGTTGCGATCGGTGGAGGACGCTCCCCTGATTGGAATCGTCGTGGCGGCGGCCATTACCGCCCTTCTGCACAGCAGCGCCGCGACCCTCGGAATCGCCCTGGCGATGGGAGGAGAGGGACTCCTCACATTGAAGGGCGCCTTGCCGATTATCTTGGGGGCGAACATCGGGACCTCCGCCCCCGCCTGGTTCGCCAGCTTCGGCGCCTCGGTCGAGGCGAGACGGGTCGCGATGGCCCATGTTCTCTCCAAGCTGATCGGCGCCCTGTTGATCTACCCGTTTCTCTCTCCGTTCGCATCGTGGATCACCGAAACGGCATCGACCCTTCCCCGCCAGATCGCGAACGCCCACACCTTTTTTAATCTCGGCCTCGCCGCCCTCTTCCTTCCCCTGACCGATCCCCTCGCACGCGGGCTCTCATGGCTGGTGAGCCCTCCGCCCCCTCATGAAGATCCGGCCAAGCCGAAATACCTCGATCCCCAGCTTTTGGGGACCCCTTCGTTTGCCTTGGAGCAGGCGGCGCGCGAAGCGTTGAGGATGGCAGGGTTCGTTCAGGGGATGTTCAAACAGGTTCCCCGCATCTTCACCGAAAACGATGAATCGCTCCTCGAAGAGATCGAACGGCAGGAAGAGGTGGTCGATCATCTCAACCGGGAAATCAAACTCTACCTGACCCGGCTTTCGCAAAATGCGTTGACCGACGACGAGTCCGACCGGGAAATCGCGATCTTGGATCTGACGAAGGACCTCGAAAATATCGGCGACATCATCGACAAAAACTTGATCGAGCTGGCGCGAAAGCGGATCTACAGCGGCCGCCGCTTCTCCGGGGTCGGCCTGAGGGAGCTGATCGACTTTCACAAGCTGATCTCGGATGATCTCGATATGGCGATCAATGCTTTCGAGCGGCAAGATCTGGAGATGGCCGAACAGGTCATCAAAGAGAAAAACCGCATCCGCCAGCGGGAGCGGGAGCTCTCGGCTTCTCATATCCGCCGCCTCCATGAGGGGATCTCCGAGACGATCGATTCGAGCTCCATCCACTTGGATATTCTGACCAACTTAAAACGAATTACATCGCACATCACCTCCATCGCCCATAGTGTCATCGGAACAGGACCGGCCGCCCATGAATCGTGA
- a CDS encoding AAA-associated domain-containing protein, which yields MEVEPLPHGVSSSKVIGLLEYLDDHHGKEDIYKLAEAIHYELGELLAVIKMAEMLGLVETPGGDVVLTDLGRKILKSKVAQRKLIIREQLKKLKIFQHLIETLQKSEEGRLSRDVVLEELARLYPHENAEVLFKTIVNWGRYAELLGYNPDTQTLYLDEESFPARPQ from the coding sequence ATGGAAGTGGAACCTTTGCCCCACGGTGTTTCGTCGAGCAAAGTGATTGGATTGTTGGAATACCTGGACGACCATCACGGGAAAGAAGACATCTACAAGTTAGCCGAGGCGATTCATTATGAATTGGGAGAGCTTCTCGCGGTGATCAAAATGGCCGAAATGCTCGGCCTGGTGGAGACTCCCGGGGGAGATGTCGTCCTCACCGATTTGGGGCGAAAGATTCTCAAGAGCAAGGTCGCGCAGCGGAAACTGATCATCCGAGAGCAATTGAAGAAGCTGAAAATCTTCCAGCACCTCATCGAGACCTTGCAGAAATCGGAGGAGGGACGACTCAGCCGGGATGTTGTTTTGGAAGAGCTCGCCCGTCTTTATCCCCATGAGAATGCCGAGGTGCTCTTCAAGACGATCGTGAATTGGGGACGGTATGCCGAGTTGTTGGGATACAATCCCGACACGCAGACCCTCTACCTTGACGAGGAGTCCTTTCCGGCCCGGCCTCAATAA
- the larC gene encoding nickel pincer cofactor biosynthesis protein LarC, giving the protein MRIAYFECFSGISGDMILGAMIDAGLDPDAFQKELSKLKLPGCAIEVHRVRRGGISAAKVDVLNRKNLPPLTTFPEIERQIRKSALSEPVQDRALSIFNRMVKAEAAVHGRKRHQTHLHEVGEVDTLVDVTGAVIGLSLLKIDRIIASPIHVGTGEVETRAGLFPIPAPATAALLRGTPIYATGLRGELTTPTGAAIITTLASAFTSLPQMTVEKIGYGAGSAERTTPNLLRLFIGLQASPLSEDEIVQIETNIDDMNPQMYEHVMETLFQAGALDVFLTPIIMKRSRPAILITLLSPVSAQHDLLQTLFTETTTLGARILRVGRKKLEREIRTEKTPHGSIRVKTASQNGRVVRKRPEFEDVRRLARKSGRPLQILWEEITRDV; this is encoded by the coding sequence ATGCGAATCGCCTATTTTGAGTGTTTCTCCGGGATCAGCGGAGATATGATCCTCGGCGCCATGATCGACGCAGGCTTGGATCCGGACGCGTTTCAGAAAGAGCTCTCCAAGCTAAAACTTCCCGGCTGTGCGATCGAGGTTCATCGCGTCCGCCGAGGGGGAATCTCGGCCGCAAAAGTCGATGTCCTCAACCGGAAAAATCTACCGCCTTTGACGACCTTTCCCGAGATCGAGCGCCAGATTCGCAAAAGCGCCCTTTCCGAGCCGGTACAAGATCGGGCCTTGTCGATCTTCAATCGCATGGTCAAAGCCGAAGCGGCGGTGCATGGGCGAAAACGCCATCAGACCCATCTGCATGAGGTCGGCGAGGTCGACACCCTGGTCGATGTGACCGGCGCCGTGATCGGACTCTCCCTCCTGAAGATCGATCGGATCATCGCCTCTCCGATCCACGTCGGGACCGGGGAAGTCGAAACCCGGGCCGGTCTTTTTCCGATCCCCGCGCCGGCCACCGCGGCCCTCCTTCGCGGGACGCCGATCTATGCCACCGGCCTGCGGGGGGAATTGACCACCCCGACCGGCGCCGCGATCATCACCACCCTTGCTTCGGCGTTTACTTCTCTTCCCCAAATGACTGTCGAGAAAATCGGCTATGGCGCGGGAAGCGCCGAGCGGACGACGCCGAATCTCCTCCGGCTTTTTATCGGCCTTCAAGCGTCTCCCCTCTCCGAAGATGAAATCGTCCAGATCGAAACCAACATCGATGATATGAATCCGCAGATGTACGAACATGTCATGGAAACCCTCTTCCAGGCCGGCGCGCTCGATGTTTTTTTAACCCCGATCATTATGAAGCGGAGCCGGCCGGCAATCCTGATCACCCTCCTCAGTCCCGTCTCCGCACAACACGATCTCCTCCAGACCCTCTTTACGGAGACGACTACGTTGGGAGCTCGGATCCTCCGGGTCGGACGGAAGAAGCTGGAGCGGGAGATCCGAACGGAGAAGACCCCCCACGGATCGATCCGGGTGAAAACCGCTTCTCAAAACGGACGGGTGGTTCGGAAGCGGCCCGAATTCGAAGATGTCCGCCGGCTCGCCCGAAAAAGCGGCCGGCCTTTACAAATCTTATGGGAAGAGATCACACGGGACGTGTAG
- a CDS encoding DUF3047 domain-containing protein codes for MKRSALFILFSLFVSLHSINGFAEEKPASVVLEDFSNPDEKGLPKGWIAQNENPDPAQVYQIKKEGDGFYISASGRPNRIFKKMKWNPNEYPFLSWKWRMKNVPVDPQKERRASIYVSLDRDFFGIPVITKYLWSSLAPAGEETSGGFFGASTIVVRSGPDRAGEWITEKINVLEDFKRLHDGKLPPEDAYGIGIMTSIEADFADFIAHK; via the coding sequence ATGAAACGGAGCGCTCTCTTCATTCTCTTTAGTCTGTTTGTCTCCCTCCATTCAATAAACGGCTTCGCGGAAGAAAAACCCGCCTCCGTCGTTCTAGAGGACTTCTCCAACCCGGATGAGAAGGGACTGCCGAAAGGATGGATCGCGCAAAATGAGAACCCCGATCCCGCCCAGGTTTACCAAATTAAGAAGGAGGGGGACGGTTTTTACATCTCGGCCAGCGGGCGGCCCAACCGGATCTTCAAGAAGATGAAATGGAACCCGAATGAATATCCCTTTCTGAGCTGGAAGTGGCGGATGAAGAACGTCCCGGTCGATCCGCAGAAGGAACGACGCGCCTCCATTTATGTCTCTCTCGACCGCGATTTCTTCGGCATCCCCGTGATTACGAAGTATCTCTGGAGCAGCCTGGCGCCGGCCGGAGAGGAAACCTCCGGCGGGTTCTTCGGCGCTTCCACCATCGTCGTCCGAAGCGGCCCGGACCGGGCCGGGGAGTGGATCACCGAGAAGATCAACGTCCTGGAGGATTTCAAGCGGCTCCACGATGGAAAACTTCCTCCGGAGGACGCCTATGGAATCGGCATCATGACGAGCATCGAGGCCGACTTTGCCGATTTCATTGCCCACAAATAA
- the larB gene encoding nickel pincer cofactor biosynthesis protein LarB has product MNRDLLEKLLREVQEGKRPIEEAIERLRHLPYESLGFARLDHHRTLRQEMPEVVFCPGKTEAQVLTILQKLDASEVPVLATRVEPALARKILKKLRKAEHNPLSRTIVLKKKSVARRPGEIALLTGGTADLPVAEEAKVTAELLGYRVLPFYDVGVAGVHRLLDQREKIEKSDLMIVIAGMDGALSSVVGGLFGQPVIAVPTSIGYGTSFGGIAPLLTMLNSCAAGLAVVNIDNGFGAAILAHRILKDRKS; this is encoded by the coding sequence ATGAATCGTGATTTACTGGAAAAGTTGTTGAGAGAGGTCCAGGAGGGAAAACGCCCGATTGAAGAGGCGATTGAAAGATTACGCCATCTCCCCTACGAGTCGTTGGGATTCGCGCGGCTCGATCACCATCGAACTCTCCGGCAAGAGATGCCGGAGGTGGTCTTCTGCCCCGGCAAAACCGAGGCGCAGGTTCTGACGATCCTGCAGAAGCTCGACGCTTCCGAAGTTCCGGTCCTTGCCACCCGGGTGGAGCCGGCGCTGGCTCGGAAGATCCTCAAGAAGCTCCGGAAGGCCGAGCACAACCCCCTCTCCCGGACGATCGTCCTGAAAAAGAAGAGCGTCGCGCGGCGGCCGGGGGAGATCGCCCTTCTCACCGGCGGGACCGCCGACCTTCCGGTCGCCGAAGAAGCGAAGGTCACCGCGGAACTGCTCGGTTATCGGGTCCTCCCCTTTTACGACGTCGGCGTCGCCGGGGTCCACCGTCTCCTTGACCAGCGGGAGAAAATCGAGAAGAGCGATCTGATGATCGTGATCGCCGGAATGGACGGCGCCCTCTCGAGCGTTGTTGGCGGGCTCTTCGGTCAACCGGTCATCGCCGTCCCGACCAGCATCGGCTACGGAACAAGCTTCGGCGGGATCGCTCCCCTCCTCACCATGCTCAACTCCTGCGCCGCCGGTCTCGCGGTCGTGAATATCGACAACGGATTCGGCGCCGCGATCTTGGCCCACCGGATTTTAAAAGACCGCAAATCGTAA